A single region of the Prevotella sp. HUN102 genome encodes:
- a CDS encoding IS982 family transposase gives MLTEGKVTEIFCMADDFCKFFDALMAKYTLKPSDKRKYHRDSTMSKAETMLIMILFHDSGYRCLKHFYLEKVCKHLRHLFPEVVSYNRFVELEREVAIPLALFIKKVLLGKCTGISFVDSTPLRVCRNQRIHIHKVFRGIAQRGKCSMGWFFGFKLHLICNERGELLNFMITPGGLDDRKPLEYKAFVEFIHGKLVGDKGYISKGLFQRLFVDGIQLITKLKSNMKGALMSVSDKLLLRKRAIIETVNDELKNIAQVEHSRHRSFDNFIVNLLGGIAAYCLFPKKPCINVQRTLDTQLALF, from the coding sequence ATGCTTACCGAGGGCAAAGTTACAGAAATATTTTGTATGGCAGATGACTTCTGCAAGTTTTTTGACGCACTGATGGCAAAATATACGCTAAAACCGTCTGACAAGAGGAAGTATCACCGTGATTCCACGATGTCCAAGGCTGAAACCATGCTGATTATGATACTCTTTCACGATTCAGGCTATCGTTGCCTGAAGCATTTCTATCTTGAGAAGGTGTGCAAGCATTTACGTCATCTGTTTCCCGAGGTAGTCTCGTACAACCGTTTCGTAGAATTGGAAAGGGAAGTCGCCATCCCCTTGGCTTTGTTTATCAAAAAGGTCCTGCTGGGCAAATGCACAGGCATCAGTTTTGTTGACAGTACACCTCTTCGCGTCTGCCGAAACCAGAGAATACACATTCATAAGGTTTTCAGGGGCATTGCCCAAAGAGGGAAATGCTCCATGGGGTGGTTCTTCGGATTCAAGTTGCATTTAATCTGCAACGAGAGAGGAGAACTTCTCAACTTCATGATTACCCCAGGTGGTCTTGATGACCGTAAGCCTTTGGAATACAAAGCCTTTGTAGAGTTTATACATGGCAAGTTGGTCGGTGACAAGGGATATATCAGCAAGGGGCTCTTCCAAAGACTTTTCGTTGATGGCATACAACTTATTACCAAGTTGAAAAGCAACATGAAAGGAGCATTGATGAGCGTCTCGGACAAACTGCTGCTCAGAAAGAGGGCTATCATAGAAACGGTGAACGATGAACTCAAGAACATTGCACAGGTGGAGCACTCCAGGCATCGGTCCTTTGACAATTTCATCGTCAATTTATTGGGGGGCATTGCGGCCTATTGCCTGTTTCCAAAGAAGCCGTGCATCAATGTACAAAGGACATTGGACACACAGCTTGCTTTGTTCTGA
- a CDS encoding S8 family serine peptidase — translation MKRIRLLLLCIGIATTMTAQRAAFHKMSSLVRQATIDASLQKRKALSQNQELQKKRPAITAFVKINGDAERIFSDHRCRNLAKIGNIHIVSIPLNQLASLSNHPDVERIEAGKRADAQMNIVSEKLNALPVYAGTGLPEVYTGKGVVVGVQDIGFDLTHPNFYSSDMSEYRVKAMWDQLSKDTIGTSLPVGRDYIGKDALLAIGHPLDGLTQTHGTHTAGIAAGSGAEGNGTVSPYKGIAYEADIVMVSNATGNNITLIDTADYYKYTYATDALGFKYMFDYADSQGKPCVINFSEGGHQDFMGYDQLYYEILDSLTGPGHILVASAGNDADHVNYIHKPSGQKRAGGLIIGNMDYGYYTVKTDRPFTFITKIYNDNATPFVKEITAGEVLASTDSLYSDTILIDGTPYRWHVAAYPSNYNKVEMVYDIRVSAEKIGHTTPVSLEVVGENANIELYRIAGYIIPNSLDPELPSGNNSHSVHSPSSAPSVICVGSTGYRTEFVNYLGETKAYKNGENGSRSSFSGVGPTLDGRTKPDVMAPGQNVISSYSSFFIGNPDNAGYPLSSDVRHFEYNGRTYAWNCNSGTSMATPVVAGAIALWLQAYPKLTPEDCIDIFSKTCTHYDASLSYPNNLYGYGQIDILEGLKEALKKAAAGIENIPSKEQLQDDRIYSLDGIYIGKDAARLPKGIYIRNHKKFVNK, via the coding sequence ATGAAACGAATCAGACTATTACTCCTTTGCATCGGAATTGCAACCACGATGACGGCGCAGCGAGCTGCCTTTCACAAAATGTCGTCTCTCGTCAGACAAGCCACCATCGACGCCAGTCTGCAGAAGCGAAAAGCCCTTTCACAAAATCAAGAGTTGCAGAAGAAACGCCCTGCGATAACTGCCTTCGTGAAAATCAACGGCGATGCCGAAAGAATTTTCAGCGATCATCGCTGCCGGAATTTGGCAAAGATAGGCAATATTCATATTGTTTCCATTCCGTTGAATCAGTTGGCAAGTCTTTCAAACCATCCTGATGTGGAAAGAATTGAGGCAGGGAAACGTGCCGATGCGCAGATGAATATTGTTTCGGAAAAGCTGAACGCCCTGCCGGTATATGCCGGGACAGGCCTTCCCGAGGTTTATACAGGCAAGGGAGTTGTGGTGGGCGTTCAGGATATTGGCTTCGACCTTACCCATCCGAACTTCTACTCCTCGGATATGAGCGAATACCGTGTCAAGGCGATGTGGGATCAGTTGTCGAAAGACACGATCGGCACTTCGCTTCCCGTAGGCAGAGATTACATAGGAAAGGATGCGCTGCTCGCAATCGGACACCCATTAGACGGTCTGACACAGACACACGGAACGCATACGGCAGGGATTGCAGCCGGAAGTGGGGCTGAAGGAAACGGAACGGTGTCGCCATATAAGGGCATAGCCTATGAGGCCGACATCGTAATGGTGTCAAATGCTACGGGAAACAACATAACACTCATCGACACGGCCGACTATTACAAATACACCTATGCCACGGATGCACTCGGATTCAAGTATATGTTCGACTATGCCGACAGTCAGGGCAAGCCTTGCGTTATCAATTTCAGCGAGGGAGGGCATCAGGATTTTATGGGCTACGACCAACTGTACTATGAGATTCTCGATTCGCTCACTGGTCCCGGACACATTTTGGTGGCTTCAGCAGGCAATGATGCAGACCACGTGAACTATATCCACAAGCCGTCGGGGCAGAAACGGGCTGGCGGACTTATCATCGGGAATATGGATTACGGATATTACACGGTAAAGACCGACCGACCTTTCACATTCATAACCAAGATTTACAACGACAATGCAACTCCTTTCGTGAAGGAAATCACTGCCGGTGAAGTGCTGGCAAGCACCGATTCATTGTATTCAGATACCATCTTGATTGACGGAACGCCCTACCGTTGGCACGTTGCAGCCTACCCTTCCAATTATAATAAGGTGGAAATGGTGTATGACATTCGTGTTTCGGCAGAGAAAATCGGACACACCACGCCGGTTTCGCTCGAAGTCGTGGGAGAGAATGCCAATATAGAACTGTACAGAATAGCCGGATACATCATACCGAACAGCCTCGACCCGGAACTTCCGTCGGGCAACAACAGCCACAGCGTCCATTCTCCATCGAGTGCCCCAAGCGTTATCTGCGTGGGGTCTACGGGCTATCGCACGGAATTTGTGAATTATCTCGGCGAAACAAAGGCATATAAAAATGGGGAAAATGGAAGCAGGTCTTCCTTTTCCGGTGTCGGTCCGACCCTCGACGGAAGAACCAAGCCCGATGTTATGGCTCCGGGACAGAATGTCATATCGTCTTACAGCAGCTTCTTCATCGGCAATCCCGACAATGCCGGCTATCCATTGAGCAGCGACGTTCGCCACTTTGAATACAACGGACGTACCTATGCTTGGAACTGCAACTCCGGAACCTCAATGGCTACACCGGTTGTGGCAGGTGCTATCGCACTTTGGTTACAGGCTTATCCGAAACTGACACCCGAAGACTGCATCGACATCTTCAGCAAAACCTGCACACACTACGACGCTTCCCTCTCCTATCCCAACAATCTGTACGGCTACGGACAGATAGATATTCTCGAAGGACTGAAGGAAGCTCTGAAGAAGGCAGCAGCCGGAATCGAGAACATTCCGTCAAAAGAACAGCTTCAAGACGACAGAATATACTCATTGGATGGCATATATATAGGTAAGGATGCGGCACGACTACCTAAAGGTATCTACATACGCAATCACAAGAAGTTTGTAAACAAGTAA
- the fldA gene encoding flavodoxin FldA has product MKKTVVVFGSSTGTCETIANTIGEKLGAEVINVTDFSADTVAENDNLILGTSTWGAGELQDDWYDGINVLKGADLAGKTVALFGCGDSESYGDTFCGAMKEIFDACEGANVLPGVSTDGYTFDDSDAVVDGQFVGLALDDVNEDDQTEGRIDAWLESIKGSL; this is encoded by the coding sequence ATGAAAAAAACAGTTGTAGTTTTCGGTTCATCAACCGGTACTTGCGAAACTATTGCAAACACGATAGGCGAAAAGCTCGGTGCTGAAGTAATCAACGTAACAGATTTCTCTGCCGACACAGTTGCAGAAAACGATAACCTCATTCTCGGTACTTCCACTTGGGGTGCAGGCGAATTGCAGGACGATTGGTACGATGGTATCAACGTATTGAAGGGTGCCGACCTTGCAGGCAAGACCGTAGCTCTCTTCGGTTGTGGCGACAGCGAGTCTTACGGCGACACTTTCTGCGGTGCAATGAAGGAAATCTTCGATGCTTGCGAAGGCGCAAACGTTCTCCCGGGTGTTTCTACCGACGGCTACACATTCGACGATAGCGATGCAGTTGTCGATGGTCAGTTCGTTGGTCTCGCATTGGACGACGTGAACGAAGACGATCAGACAGAAGGTCGTATCGACGCTTGGTTGGAAAGCATCAAGGGTTCGCTCTAA
- a CDS encoding DUF2023 family protein — protein MQSMPSDMKVLMNHIYEFKKGVRQMILYTFNQKYEDYVIARLQHQNIPYVIQPVGNGCLNLFFGRKECLDAIQLMVTKPLNQLSPEEDFILGAMLGYDIRVQCERYCERKCRTCNQAQ, from the coding sequence ATGCAGTCAATGCCGTCGGATATGAAGGTCCTGATGAACCATATCTATGAGTTCAAGAAGGGCGTGCGACAGATGATTCTCTATACTTTCAACCAAAAGTATGAGGACTATGTAATTGCGCGCTTGCAGCATCAGAACATCCCCTACGTCATACAGCCCGTAGGAAATGGTTGCCTAAACCTTTTCTTCGGTCGCAAGGAGTGCCTCGACGCTATACAGCTAATGGTTACCAAGCCGTTGAATCAACTCTCACCCGAGGAAGACTTCATACTTGGTGCAATGTTGGGCTATGATATCCGCGTACAGTGCGAACGCTATTGCGAAAGAAAGTGCCGCACCTGCAATCAGGCTCAATAA
- a CDS encoding esterase family protein — MRKIAFTLALLCFCLIARAGRVVTDSIYSKTMNCHVRFNVYLPDGFDQSADKYPVVYLLHGLTGTHTDWENLGNVRLIADELISSGEAQPMVIIMPNAGHPDRNNHWNGYFDMPGRKYETFFFSELLPAAERKYKAMGNKAQRAIMGLSMGGGASIVYAQKHPDKFSSSYAMSPWLEPTDALKGNPDRKNKFYYLTESIADNSAIRFIADADENTRQQLRTVKWFFDCDDDFLFDSSINIFRLYKAANIRSELRIRNGAHNWEYWRTSLRLALPFASRSFTE; from the coding sequence ATGAGAAAGATTGCTTTTACCTTGGCTTTACTGTGCTTCTGCCTTATCGCCCGAGCCGGACGAGTGGTAACGGATAGCATTTACAGCAAGACGATGAACTGCCACGTGCGCTTCAACGTGTATCTCCCCGACGGTTTCGACCAGTCTGCCGACAAGTATCCCGTGGTATATCTTCTGCACGGTCTCACAGGCACCCACACGGATTGGGAAAACTTAGGCAATGTACGCCTCATAGCCGACGAACTCATCAGTTCCGGCGAAGCACAGCCAATGGTAATCATTATGCCGAATGCCGGACATCCCGACCGAAACAACCATTGGAACGGTTATTTCGATATGCCGGGACGAAAATACGAAACATTCTTCTTTTCCGAACTGCTGCCTGCTGCCGAAAGAAAATACAAGGCAATGGGCAACAAAGCGCAGCGTGCCATTATGGGACTCTCGATGGGTGGCGGAGCCAGCATTGTCTATGCGCAGAAACATCCCGACAAATTCTCTTCCTCCTATGCTATGAGCCCTTGGCTCGAACCAACAGACGCACTCAAGGGCAACCCAGACAGGAAGAACAAGTTCTATTATCTCACGGAATCCATAGCCGACAACTCTGCCATTCGATTCATTGCCGATGCCGATGAAAACACAAGACAGCAGTTGCGCACCGTGAAATGGTTTTTCGATTGCGACGACGATTTCCTTTTCGACTCAAGCATCAACATCTTCAGGCTCTACAAGGCTGCCAACATCCGTAGCGAACTCCGCATTCGCAACGGTGCTCATAATTGGGAATACTGGCGCACCTCTCTTCGTCTTGCCCTTCCGTTTGCTTCACGCAGCTTTACTGAGTAA
- the aroC gene encoding chorismate synthase — MRNTFGTLFTLTTFGESHGVAVGGVVDGMPSSVDIDLDFIQSELNRRKPGQSKITTDRKEPDEVELLSGIFEGKSTGAPIGFIVRNRNQHSKDYDNIRNLFRPSHADYTYYKKYGVRDHRGGGRTSARITLARVVAGALAKLVLRKYGISVHAYTSQVGNICLERDYRKYDLSKVEDSPTRCPDPEKAKEMESLISQMKEEGDTIGGVITCVIKGCPPGLGEPEFGKLHSLLGGAMLSINAVKGFEYGEGFAGVSWRGSEQNDRFVSNADARDASRLAVNTSTNHSGGIQGGLSNGEDIYFRVAFKPVATLLMEQETVDVEGNPATIDVRGRHDPCVLARAVPIVEAMAAMVILDQLLINNTSKLT; from the coding sequence ATGCGCAATACTTTTGGAACCCTTTTTACCCTTACCACCTTTGGTGAAAGCCACGGAGTGGCAGTTGGTGGCGTTGTAGACGGAATGCCGTCGAGTGTGGATATCGATTTGGATTTCATTCAGAGCGAACTGAACAGGAGGAAACCGGGACAGAGCAAGATAACTACCGACAGGAAAGAACCCGATGAAGTGGAACTCCTGAGCGGTATCTTTGAAGGGAAGTCCACAGGCGCACCGATTGGATTCATTGTAAGGAATCGCAATCAGCACTCAAAGGATTACGATAATATAAGGAATCTTTTCCGCCCTTCGCACGCCGATTACACCTATTATAAGAAATATGGTGTGAGAGACCACCGTGGAGGAGGACGCACGTCTGCACGCATTACCTTGGCCCGAGTTGTAGCCGGAGCATTGGCAAAGCTCGTCTTGAGGAAATATGGCATTTCTGTTCACGCCTATACCTCACAGGTGGGTAATATCTGCTTGGAGAGAGATTACAGGAAGTACGATTTGAGCAAGGTGGAAGACAGTCCCACGCGTTGTCCTGATCCTGAAAAGGCAAAGGAAATGGAGTCGCTCATCAGTCAGATGAAGGAGGAAGGCGATACGATAGGTGGCGTTATAACCTGTGTGATAAAAGGTTGCCCTCCGGGATTGGGCGAACCGGAGTTCGGCAAGCTGCATTCGCTGCTCGGAGGTGCAATGCTGAGCATCAACGCCGTGAAAGGTTTTGAATACGGCGAGGGCTTTGCAGGTGTTTCTTGGCGGGGAAGCGAGCAGAACGACCGTTTCGTGTCGAATGCCGATGCAAGAGACGCATCACGTTTGGCTGTCAATACAAGTACGAACCATAGTGGAGGCATTCAGGGAGGGCTAAGCAATGGCGAGGATATTTACTTCCGTGTAGCCTTCAAACCTGTTGCCACCTTGCTGATGGAACAGGAAACGGTGGACGTTGAGGGCAATCCGGCTACGATAGATGTGCGTGGACGGCACGACCCTTGTGTATTGGCACGTGCCGTTCCTATTGTCGAGGCAATGGCTGCAATGGTCATTCTCGATCAGTTGTTGATCAATAATACAAGCAAATTAACATAA
- a CDS encoding peptidylprolyl isomerase, which translates to MDSKTHKFISVSYELYSVENGEEQFVEKTEDARPMEFYTGCEMALPAFENAVVNLNTGDDFAFTLSQEEAYGPHNAEQVLLLNKEIFSRDGAFDAENVFVDAVLPLQNEHGQRFIARVLEITDDSVKVDLNHPLAGKDLKFTGHVNESREATEDEVKEFFDKMNSHHCGCGCGGHGDGSCGCGGHGDGECGGHGDGECGCGGEGHEGGCGCH; encoded by the coding sequence ATGGATAGTAAAACCCACAAATTCATATCTGTAAGTTATGAATTATATAGTGTAGAAAACGGTGAAGAACAGTTTGTAGAAAAGACGGAGGATGCGCGTCCGATGGAATTTTACACGGGCTGTGAAATGGCTTTGCCGGCATTTGAAAATGCAGTCGTTAATTTGAATACAGGTGATGATTTCGCTTTCACGCTTTCTCAGGAGGAGGCCTACGGGCCTCACAACGCAGAACAGGTGCTTCTGCTGAACAAGGAGATATTCTCCCGCGATGGAGCATTCGATGCAGAGAATGTATTTGTAGATGCAGTTCTTCCTTTGCAGAACGAGCACGGACAGCGTTTCATTGCCCGCGTATTGGAGATTACGGACGACTCGGTAAAGGTAGACCTCAATCATCCATTGGCAGGCAAGGATTTGAAGTTTACCGGACACGTTAATGAATCTCGCGAAGCCACGGAAGACGAAGTGAAAGAGTTCTTCGACAAGATGAACAGTCATCATTGTGGTTGCGGCTGTGGCGGACACGGCGACGGAAGCTGTGGTTGCGGCGGTCACGGTGATGGCGAATGTGGAGGCCACGGAGACGGTGAGTGCGGCTGTGGAGGTGAAGGCCACGAGGGTGGCTGTGGCTGCCATTAA
- a CDS encoding IS30 family transposase — translation MYHQLISEQRSQIFALLQKKTARKEIAAIVGISQATLSREIKRNSTPSGKYIWMKAHDMAMQRRRRTVSNSRLSDELVWRIKEYIVNDQWSPRQISGYLRVNEGIRVSHQSIYNIIHNDPTGKLAGHTRHQMKYRHHPKGGHLPVKDRVSIHERSKEVDGKRFGDFEMDLIVDPAQRAILTLVEKSTNMLLMQKLPFGKQSKPLAKAVRRLLLPYKDRLKTITTDNGPEFAAHKDITKWLGVPVYFAVPYCSWQKGVIENTNKLIRQYIPKKDSFENYTDKRIMAIQKKLNERPREKLNFSTPKCEFFKHVL, via the coding sequence ATGTACCATCAATTAATCTCGGAGCAAAGGTCGCAAATTTTCGCCTTACTTCAAAAGAAAACCGCAAGAAAAGAAATTGCCGCCATCGTCGGCATCAGTCAGGCAACACTCTCACGTGAAATCAAACGCAACAGCACGCCCTCGGGAAAGTATATCTGGATGAAGGCGCACGACATGGCCATGCAGCGCAGGAGGCGAACGGTGAGCAACTCCAGGCTCTCCGACGAATTGGTCTGGAGAATCAAGGAATATATCGTTAATGACCAATGGTCTCCAAGGCAAATATCAGGGTATCTGCGTGTGAATGAGGGGATAAGGGTGTCCCACCAGTCCATCTACAACATCATCCACAATGACCCGACAGGGAAACTTGCCGGGCACACAAGACATCAGATGAAATACAGGCATCACCCCAAGGGTGGGCATCTTCCTGTCAAGGACAGGGTGAGCATCCATGAGAGAAGCAAGGAAGTGGACGGGAAGAGATTTGGAGACTTTGAGATGGACCTGATCGTCGACCCTGCCCAAAGGGCCATACTCACACTGGTGGAGAAATCCACCAATATGTTGCTTATGCAGAAACTGCCATTTGGGAAGCAGTCGAAGCCTCTGGCAAAAGCAGTCAGGAGACTGCTGCTGCCATACAAGGACAGACTGAAGACCATTACCACTGACAACGGACCTGAGTTTGCCGCACATAAGGATATCACGAAATGGTTGGGCGTGCCTGTGTACTTTGCTGTTCCATATTGTTCATGGCAAAAGGGAGTCATTGAGAATACAAACAAGTTAATCAGGCAATATATACCTAAAAAGGATTCCTTTGAGAACTATACGGACAAGAGGATTATGGCCATACAGAAGAAATTGAATGAAAGACCAAGGGAAAAACTAAACTTTTCCACACCAAAGTGCGAGTTCTTCAAACATGTGTTGTAA